A genomic segment from Janibacter sp. DB-40 encodes:
- the fabG gene encoding 3-oxoacyl-ACP reductase FabG: MTLLKDTIAVITGGAQGLGLAMAQEFVAAGAKVAIGDLDGARAQEVADGLDGEAIGLACDVVDAAQVQALIDAARERWGRLDVFVNNAGITRDATMRTMSEEDFDAVMSVHLKGCWNGTRLAAAVMREQKSGAIVNVSSLSGKVGMVGQTNYSAAKAGIVGMSKAAAKEMAHHGVRVNAIQPGLIRSAMTEAMPQKAWDQKMAEIPMQRAGEPDEVAKVALFLASDLSSYMTGTVLEVTGGRFM; the protein is encoded by the coding sequence ATGACTCTGCTCAAGGACACGATCGCCGTCATCACCGGTGGAGCCCAGGGGCTCGGACTGGCGATGGCTCAGGAGTTCGTCGCGGCGGGCGCCAAGGTCGCCATCGGCGACCTCGACGGTGCCCGCGCCCAGGAGGTCGCCGACGGCCTCGACGGCGAGGCGATCGGCCTGGCCTGCGACGTCGTGGACGCCGCGCAGGTGCAGGCCCTCATCGACGCCGCCCGTGAGCGATGGGGGCGGCTGGACGTCTTCGTCAACAACGCCGGCATCACCCGTGACGCGACGATGCGCACGATGTCCGAGGAGGACTTCGACGCCGTGATGTCCGTGCACCTCAAGGGCTGCTGGAACGGCACCCGCCTTGCCGCCGCCGTGATGCGCGAGCAGAAGTCCGGGGCGATCGTCAACGTCTCGTCGCTCTCGGGCAAGGTCGGCATGGTCGGCCAGACCAACTACTCGGCCGCCAAGGCCGGCATCGTCGGGATGTCGAAGGCAGCGGCCAAGGAGATGGCCCACCACGGCGTGCGCGTCAACGCGATCCAGCCGGGCCTGATCCGATCGGCCATGACGGAGGCCATGCCGCAGAAGGCGTGGGACCAGAAGATGGCCGAGATCCCGATGCAGCGCGCCGGCGAGCCCGACGAGGTGGCCAAGGTCGCCCTCTTCCTCGCCAGCGACCTCTCCTCGTACATGACCGGCACGGTGCTCGAGGTCACCGGCGGCCGCTTCATGTGA
- a CDS encoding CoA transferase, with protein sequence MTSDRATRAGRPLHGVRVLELSSYVATPLCGLTLAQLGADVIRVEAPGGAPDRTRLPTTDDGCSYYWTGLNKGKRAIAVDLSTHEGQEVVADLADDADIVIANGPYKGLVTAEALRARNPRLVHVRLSGTWDGGASVDYLAQAKVGFQHVTGPRGHAAPVNHVLPAWDIAAGLYLATGVLAALRERDGTGVGTSITLALEDVAFATAGNLGLLTQAQLDPTPRGPDGNYVYGTYGRDFALADGHRIMLVVLTARHWHALLEVTGLRAAVAGLEEALQIDLDDEQVRYAHRDVISALLEPWFARHDLAGLAEILAGRKVLWSVYRTVEEAAGQLGDNPLFAELDQPGIGTHLAPGSPLVFDARRPAPLPAPSVGEHTHEVLADRLGADRYTKLLKSRVVDSADNPLRETA encoded by the coding sequence ATGACGAGCGACCGGGCGACGAGGGCCGGACGTCCCCTGCACGGGGTGCGGGTCCTCGAGCTGTCCAGCTACGTCGCGACCCCGTTGTGCGGTCTGACACTGGCGCAGCTGGGTGCCGACGTCATCCGTGTCGAGGCCCCCGGAGGGGCTCCGGACCGGACCCGTCTGCCGACGACCGATGACGGCTGCAGCTACTACTGGACGGGGTTGAACAAGGGCAAGCGGGCCATCGCCGTCGACCTGTCGACCCACGAGGGTCAGGAGGTCGTGGCTGATCTTGCCGACGACGCCGACATCGTCATCGCGAACGGGCCCTACAAGGGCCTGGTGACGGCGGAGGCGCTGCGCGCGCGCAACCCGCGTCTGGTCCACGTGCGTCTCAGCGGGACCTGGGACGGCGGGGCGTCGGTGGACTACCTGGCGCAGGCCAAGGTCGGTTTCCAGCACGTGACCGGTCCCCGAGGGCATGCCGCGCCGGTCAACCACGTCCTGCCCGCGTGGGACATCGCCGCCGGCCTGTACCTGGCCACGGGCGTCCTCGCCGCCCTGCGGGAGCGTGACGGGACGGGTGTCGGGACGAGCATCACCCTGGCGCTCGAGGACGTCGCCTTCGCCACCGCGGGCAACCTCGGGCTCCTCACCCAGGCCCAGCTCGACCCGACCCCGCGTGGCCCGGACGGCAACTACGTCTACGGCACCTATGGCCGCGACTTCGCTCTTGCCGACGGACACCGGATCATGCTCGTGGTCCTCACCGCCCGGCACTGGCACGCCCTCCTGGAGGTCACCGGCCTGCGAGCGGCCGTCGCCGGCCTCGAGGAGGCGCTGCAGATCGACCTCGATGACGAGCAGGTGCGCTACGCGCACCGGGACGTGATCAGCGCGCTGCTCGAGCCGTGGTTCGCCCGGCACGACCTGGCAGGTCTCGCCGAGATCCTCGCCGGGCGCAAGGTCCTGTGGTCGGTCTACCGGACCGTCGAGGAGGCCGCGGGGCAGCTGGGCGACAACCCCCTCTTCGCCGAGCTCGACCAGCCCGGCATCGGGACGCACCTCGCCCCGGGGTCGCCGCTCGTCTTCGACGCGCGACGACCCGCCCCCCTGCCCGCCCCGTCCGTGGGCGAGCACACGCACGAGGTCCTCGCCGACCGGCTCGGCGCGGACCGGTACACGAAGCTGCTGAAGTCGCGTGTCGTCGACTCGGCCGACAATCCACTCAGGGAGACAGCATGA